AGGAGCGGCTGCTCGCGGTCGGCACCCGGAGGTTCTGATGCCCACCCGCAGGAAGGCCGAGGGCGCCGACTACGACGCCTCCCACATCCAAGTCCTGAAGGGGCTGGAGGCGGTCCGCAAGCGGCCGGGCATGTACATCGGCGGCACGGGCTCCGACGGCCTCTCCCACCTGCTCTGGGAGCTCGTCGACAACGCCGTCGACGAGGCGGCCGGCGGCTTCGCCACCAAGATCGACGTCACGTTCCACCGCGACCGCTCGATCGAGGTCACCGACGACGGCCGGGGCATCCCCATCGACGTGAAGGACAAGGGGCGCACCGCGCTCGAGGTCGTGTTCACCGAGTTGCACGCCGGCGGCAAGTTCGGCTCCGGCGCGTACGCCGCGTCCGGTGGCCTGCACGGCGTGGGCGCCTCGGTCGTGAACGCGCTGTCCACCAAGCTCGTCGCCGAGGTCGACCGCGACGGCGCCACCTGGCGGCTCGGCTTCTCCGAGCGCCTCCCCGGCCGCTTCGAGACCGACGGCTCGTTCACCCCCACCTCGACGCTCGAGAAGGTGAAGGGCGTGCGGCGCGGCACCACCGGCACCCGCGTCCGCTTCTGGCCCGACACCGAGGTCTTCGACCCCGACGCCACCATCGAGTACGCGTCGGTCCGCGAGCGCCTGGCCCGCATGTGCTTCCTCGTGCCCGGCCTGAAGATCCGCCTCACCGACAAGCGTCCGGGCGCCTCGGGCGAGACCGAGGAGTTCGTCTCCAAGGGCGGCCTCGCCGACTTCGTCGACTACCTGAGCGTCGGGGAGAACCTCACCGAGGTCGTGCGCTTCTCGGGGCTCGGCACCTTCACCGAGAAGGTCGCCCAGGGCGGGGCGATGACCGAGATCGAGCGGGAGTGCACGGTCGAGGTCGCGCTCCGCTGGGTCAAGGGGTACGAGCCCGTCGTCGTCAGCTTCGTCAACACCATCCCCACCACCGAGGGCGGCACCCACGTCGCCGGCTTCGAGCGGGCGATGACCCGCGTCGTCAACGACGTGCTCCTGAACGACCTCCGCAAGCTCGCCAAGCTGGCGAAGGAGGGCAAGGGCAACGCCACCAAGGAGGACATCCAGGAGGGGCTCGTCGCGGCCCTCAAGGTCACGCTGCCCGAGCCGCAGTTCCGTGGGCAGACCAAGGAGGAGCTCGGCACCCCCGGCGTGCAGAGCATCGTCTACGAGGTCGTCAAGCGCGACTTCACCAACTGGATCGGCGGCGACGGCAAGAAGACCCACGTCAACGCGGTGCGCGACAAGGTCGCCAACGCCGTCATCAACCGCGTCACCTCGAAGCAGGCGCTCGAGACCAAGCGGAAGGCCGCCAACCTCGGCGCCACCGGCATGCCCGACAAGCTGGCCGACTGCCGGGTGCACGGCCTCGACTCCGAGCTCATCATCGTCGAGGGCGACTCCGCCGCCGGCCCCGCCAAGCAGGGCCGCAACTCCGAGACCCAGGCCGTGCTCCCGCTGCGGGGCAAGATCGTCAACGCCGGCAAGGCGACGATGAAGCAGGTCCTCGACAACGCCGAGGCCCAGGCGATCTTCACCGCCATCGGCGCCGGTCAGGGCAAGGACTTCGACCTCGACCTCGCCCGCTACGGCCGCATCGTCATCCTCTGCGACGCCGACGTCGACGGCAGCCACATCCGCTGCCTGCTGCTGACCCTGTTCCACCGCTACATGCGCCCGATGCTCGACGCCGGTCGCATCTTCGCGGCCCAGCCCCCGCTGTACACCACGAAGGTGGGCGGCGAGACCTACCGGGCCTGGAGCGACGCCGAGCGCGACCGCATCGTCGCCGAGCTCACCAAGGGCAACCGGAAGGCCGAGAGCATCCAGTGGAGCCGGTTCAAGGGCCTCGGCGAGATGGACGTCGCCGAGCTGGCCGAGACGGCGCTCGACTCGGGCAGCCGGATCCTGAAGCGCATGACCGTCGACGACGCCGAGGCCGCGGCCCGCGCCGCCGACCTGTTCGAGGTCCTCATGGGCAACGACGTCAACCGGCGGCGGGACTTCCTGCTCGCCAACTCGAGGTTCGTCGACCAGGACGCCCTGGACGTCTGACCGACCGCTCGTCGGACGTCAGCGCTTGGTGGCCCCGAGTGTGAAGGTCATCGGGACGCGCTCGCGACCGTCGGGCAGCGCCCACTCGTTCGACTCCGTCTCGACCATCTGCGGAAGCGCCTGCCAGGGGCAGGTGTCGTGCTCGACGAACGCGTCGATGGTCATCCCGTGGTCGAGGACGGCGGTGAGCATCTCGCCGATGCCGTGGTTGAACGAGACCTCCTCCGGCGACGAGAGGGTCCCCTCGTGGTCGACGTAGGTCACCTCGGACTCGAAGCGCTCGCCACCCGGTGACTCGAAGTAGTGGAACCGCACGCAGAGCAGGTCGTCGTCCCGGCTCTCGTCGAGGGTGAACAGCATGGGATGCATGTCGCGGATGAACAGCCGACCACCGGGCCGCAGCAGCCCAGCGACCACCTCGGCCCATCGGTCGATGCTCGGCAGCCACGAGATCGCTCCCACCCCCGTGTAGACGAGATCGAACCGTTCGGACCCCAGCGCGACGACGGCGTCGTCCACGGTGGACTCGACGAACTCGCCGGGCGTCTCGCACGTGGCGAACAGGTCCCGTGCCACCTCGAGCGCGGACCCGGAGAAGTCGAGGCCGGTGACCGATGCGCCGAGGCGGGCCAGCGACAGGGTGTCGGTGCCGATGTGGCACTGGAGGTGGACGACGTCGAGACCGTCGACGTCCCCGAGCCGGGGCAGATCGAACCGCACGACGTCGGAGAGCCGCTCGGGCTCGGCTGCGTACCGATCGAGCCCGTAGTCGCGCGAGGCCGCGTGCAACGGCACCCGCGCCTCCCAGTTGGCGTGGTTGGTCACCAGGTAGCCGCCGTCGCTGCGGACGTCGTCGTCGGGTTCGTCGAGCACGGCGACAGGCTACGAGTGGCGCGACCGTGGTGCCCTCGGAGCTCAGGGCGCATCGCCGCGTTGCCTGCCAGCGCCCGGACGCTCAGACCGGAGGGGTGATGGGGGTGCCGTCCGGGCGGAGGAGCTGCCACGTGTCGTCGGGTCCGCGCACAGGTCGGTAGCCGGACTCCTTGAGGCGGTTGTGGTGGCCGCACAACAACGAGCTGTTGGCGACGTCGGTGCAGCCTCCGCGGGTCCACTGCTCGGTGTGATCGACCTGGAGCGCCTGGGGCGGTGAGTGACACCCCGACCACAGGCACGCGAGGCCACCGCGTCGGTCGAGCACCGCCTGCAGTACCGCGGCCTCGCGGGCTCCACCGGTGAAGAGGCGGCGCCGCCGGCCGAGGTCGATGACCCGGCCGTCGTCGTCGATCACGACGCGTCGCACGTGCCCGATCAGCGACACCGCGACCGCATCGGAGGGGGTGACCCGGTGCCCCGTGGTCGTCGCGCAGATCCGGCCCTGGAGGTCGACCCGGTCGCCGCCCCGACCGTCGGCCCCGACAGCCGCACCAGGGCCGCGTCGCGCGCCCGCCAGTCGGGCGAGGCCGTCGTCGTAGGAGCGCTGGTCGATCACGATGCTCACCAACGGCTCGGCCCGGCGGCCCTCGGCGCCGGAGGTCGCGGCCAGGGCGGCCATCGCCACGAGTGCATCGGCGCGCCGTTGCGACGCAGAGCGCGCGTGGTCCGCCGCGGTCGCATCCGTACCCGCTCGGGTCACGGCAGCCTCGTGGTCAGCCAACCGCTCCGCCGACTCGAACCCGGACAGCACGTCAGCCAAGGCCGCGCCCTGCACCGGGCCGAACTGGCCCCTCAGGAGCCACGACCCGTCAGCCTGGTTCTGCACCAACGTGACCCGCCGATGACGGTGCGCCGCGTCGCCGGGCTGCTCGGCGCCGTCGGCATCGGCCAACCGCTCCCACTCCCCCAGCCAGGCCACGAACGGCTCGTGCTGCTCCTCGACGGCCTGCTCGGCGAAGATCGGGTCGGCGCCGTCGAGGAACGCCTGCACCCGCGGGTTCGACGTGGCCCGCCCGATGGCCTGGGCCATCTCCAGCGGGATCCGCCCGGCGGCGAACGCGCCGGCGACGTCCGGCAGTCGACGCAGCGCACGCGCCGTACGGACCCGCCGATGCGCCTCGGGACCGGACACGCGACAGAGGTGCACCAACGCAGCCTTCGCCGTGCGATGGCCGTCGACACCGTGCGCACCGGAACGGTCGATCGCACCGGCGAGAGCCACCCGCAGGGCGTCGATCAGCCGCCCCGCCTGCTCCACGGCACCCGTCACCTCGAGGAGGTCCGTCGCATCGAGCAGCTCGAGATCGGCATCGAGACCACGCTCCGGCGCCAGGACCGATGCCAGCTCCCGGCCCACTTGGGCGACCACGTCGCTCACGCCCCGCTCTATCGCGTCCATGCACCAATGATACGAAGGAGCTGTGACACTCACGGAAAGTATGTGTACAGGCGCGAGAAGTGGCGCACCGGTAGGTTGGCGGTCCATGGCCCACTCCCCGCCGCGGCCGCGCCTCGCCACCGCCGACGACGCCGAGGTCGTCGCCGAGCTCCTCCACGACTTCAACACCGAGTTCGACACGCCGAGCCCCGGCGCCGAGGTGCTGGCCCCGCGCCTGCGGGCGCTGCTCGCCGGCGACAGCACCTTCGCCGTGCTCGCGGGCGAGCCGGCCGTCGCCGTCGCGCTCGTCACGCTCCGACCCAACGTCTGGTGGGACGGGCCGGTCGCCCTCCTCGACGAGCTCTACGTCCGTCCCGACCTGCGCAGCCAGGGCATCGGCGGCCGCGTGATGGAGCTCGTGATCGCCAACTGCCGCGAGCGCGGCGTCGAGCTGGTCGAGATCA
This portion of the Actinomarinicola tropica genome encodes:
- a CDS encoding class I SAM-dependent methyltransferase, producing MLDEPDDDVRSDGGYLVTNHANWEARVPLHAASRDYGLDRYAAEPERLSDVVRFDLPRLGDVDGLDVVHLQCHIGTDTLSLARLGASVTGLDFSGSALEVARDLFATCETPGEFVESTVDDAVVALGSERFDLVYTGVGAISWLPSIDRWAEVVAGLLRPGGRLFIRDMHPMLFTLDESRDDDLLCVRFHYFESPGGERFESEVTYVDHEGTLSSPEEVSFNHGIGEMLTAVLDHGMTIDAFVEHDTCPWQALPQMVETESNEWALPDGRERVPMTFTLGATKR
- a CDS encoding HNH endonuclease — encoded protein: MSVTAPSYHWCMDAIERGVSDVVAQVGRELASVLAPERGLDADLELLDATDLLEVTGAVEQAGRLIDALRVALAGAIDRSGAHGVDGHRTAKAALVHLCRVSGPEAHRRVRTARALRRLPDVAGAFAAGRIPLEMAQAIGRATSNPRVQAFLDGADPIFAEQAVEEQHEPFVAWLGEWERLADADGAEQPGDAAHRHRRVTLVQNQADGSWLLRGQFGPVQGAALADVLSGFESAERLADHEAAVTRAGTDATAADHARSASQRRADALVAMAALAATSGAEGRRAEPLVSIVIDQRSYDDGLARLAGARRGPGAAVGADGRGGDRVDLQGRICATTTGHRVTPSDAVAVSLIGHVRRVVIDDDGRVIDLGRRRRLFTGGAREAAVLQAVLDRRGGLACLWSGCHSPPQALQVDHTEQWTRGGCTDVANSSLLCGHHNRLKESGYRPVRGPDDTWQLLRPDGTPITPPV
- a CDS encoding DNA gyrase/topoisomerase IV subunit B — protein: MPTRRKAEGADYDASHIQVLKGLEAVRKRPGMYIGGTGSDGLSHLLWELVDNAVDEAAGGFATKIDVTFHRDRSIEVTDDGRGIPIDVKDKGRTALEVVFTELHAGGKFGSGAYAASGGLHGVGASVVNALSTKLVAEVDRDGATWRLGFSERLPGRFETDGSFTPTSTLEKVKGVRRGTTGTRVRFWPDTEVFDPDATIEYASVRERLARMCFLVPGLKIRLTDKRPGASGETEEFVSKGGLADFVDYLSVGENLTEVVRFSGLGTFTEKVAQGGAMTEIERECTVEVALRWVKGYEPVVVSFVNTIPTTEGGTHVAGFERAMTRVVNDVLLNDLRKLAKLAKEGKGNATKEDIQEGLVAALKVTLPEPQFRGQTKEELGTPGVQSIVYEVVKRDFTNWIGGDGKKTHVNAVRDKVANAVINRVTSKQALETKRKAANLGATGMPDKLADCRVHGLDSELIIVEGDSAAGPAKQGRNSETQAVLPLRGKIVNAGKATMKQVLDNAEAQAIFTAIGAGQGKDFDLDLARYGRIVILCDADVDGSHIRCLLLTLFHRYMRPMLDAGRIFAAQPPLYTTKVGGETYRAWSDAERDRIVAELTKGNRKAESIQWSRFKGLGEMDVAELAETALDSGSRILKRMTVDDAEAAARAADLFEVLMGNDVNRRRDFLLANSRFVDQDALDV
- a CDS encoding GNAT family N-acetyltransferase, which produces MAHSPPRPRLATADDAEVVAELLHDFNTEFDTPSPGAEVLAPRLRALLAGDSTFAVLAGEPAVAVALVTLRPNVWWDGPVALLDELYVRPDLRSQGIGGRVMELVIANCRERGVELVEINVDEADVDTQRFYERQGFSWIEPDTGERAFYFSRELG